The genomic stretch CGGCCTGGCGCACGGCGTCCAGGATCTGGGCCGGCGTTTCAATGTCGGGCTGGCCGATGTTGAGGTGATAGACCTTAACTCCTTTTTTCTTGGCGGTTTCCGCAAAGGGAACCAGTTTACGAATCGGTGAGGGCGGCATCAGCTGGCCGCGATGACTGATTTTTAGCATGCGGCAAAGATATGGGGAATCAATGCTCGTTTTCCCAAATTTTGATGAACGCAGCTTTGTTAATGACCAAAGCCATAAGTTGCTGGAAATGAGCCGTGGAACAGTCTGTGTAACAACGGCATAGCCGCTGATCCGTCCCCAAAATAAAACATCCATCCTGCAAGCCCGTCAGGTTACTATCCCTTCCAGAACACCTTCTCCTGACTGGAAAAGGAACCCGCTAAGAGGTCTTTCCACACTGCTCCTGGTTCGTCCCAAAAACAAAACATCCCGTCAGGTTGCTACCCCTTCCAGAACAGCTTTCTCCCAACCGGAAAACCAAACCATTTAAAGGGCTTTCCACACAGCTCCTAATTGTCCCCCTATCTGGTCGCTTCTGCTAACCTAAAATGAAAACTGCTAAGCGGTCTTTCACATTGCTCTACTTCGTCCCCCAAAACAAAAAGCCTGCCCTCAACAGGGGCAGGCTTGCAATATCATGCAGCACTAACTATTAACCTTTTTTAGCGCCTTTTTCTTTTTCGTATTTAGCATAATCGGTTTCATTCAGCACTTCGCCGGTGATCTTGAGGTCCAGCGGCATATCAATACCAGCAACTTTGATGGTGATGTTCTTGCTGAAGGGTCCGAGAGCGGCGGCGTTAAAGCCGGCAGTGATCTTGTTGGTCTTGCCTTTGGCTATAGGAGCTTCCGGTTTAACGGGGGTAGTGCAACCGCAGCTGGCAGTAGCCGCTTCAATCACTACGGGTTTGTCAGAAACGTTGGTGAAAACAAAGTCAAAGGTTACAGGTGCGTTCTGTTTGATCTTCCCGAAGTCGTGCGTCACTTCCTTGAATTTCACAGCAGTTTCAGCGGTCTTGGCTGTTTGTGCAAATCCAGTGGCGGAAATGGCCATCACGCTTAAAGCCAGGAATAAATGTTTCATACTAAATCGATTTATTGTTGTTGATATTTTAATAATGATAAAGACGCATTTGCCGGTGCAGAGGTTGTAGCTGATCTGTATACATTACCGGTAATGGTCAGTACTTTGGTCTGGTTGCTGTTGTACTGAATGGTAATGGATTTGGTAAAATAACCGTCTGCTGCAGCATTGTATCCTACTTTGATCTGTGCGGTGGCTCCGGGTTTAATCGGTGCGCGGCTCCACTCGGGGGTAGTACAACCGCAGGTAGCCTGCACATTGTCCAATAACAACGGTTTGCTGCCAGTGTTCACGATCTCAAAAATATGGGTAACGGGCCTTCCCTGGGGGATCTTTCCAAAGTCAAAACCGGACTCTTTCAACTGAAGCGTTTCCGGCGGAGTAGCTGTTGCAGCACTGCCTCCCGTCTGGGCAGAAGCGCCGGCGGCCAGGAAAATCAGGAGGAGAAGCGTTGACCAATTTTTCATAGTATTCAATCTTTGCGTGGTAACGTATTCAAAATTACATTTTTAACGGGGTAAGCGCCAATAAATTTTAGGGTTAATGACAATTTTTTAACATCTGACTAAAAAGCATGTATTTGGGTATATTCTTTATACTTTTACGCCATGGAAAATACCATTCACAACCCTTTGTTTGCCAATGAAAAGTTGTCATTCGACAAATTCCGCGAGGAAGTGCTGAACGACTACCGCCTGGCATGCGAAAGCAGGGAGGCCAGCCTCCTGGGACGTAAAGAGGTCCTGACCGGAAAAGCCAAATTCGGCATTTTCGGTGATGGTAAGGAAGTTGCACAGATTGCCGCCGCCAAGTTTTTCCGCAATGGCGATTTCCTTTCAGGATATTACCGTGATCAGACGATTGCTTTTGCCACCCAGCAGGCTACTGTTGAAGAATTTTTTGCCCAGTTGTACGCAGATCCGGATATAGCCAATGATCCGCATAGCGCCGGCCGTCAGATGAACTCGCATTTTGCTACCCCACTGGTGGATGAGCAGGGCGAGTGGCTGGATCTCGTGAACCATAAGAATATTGCCGCCGGCCTGGCGCCCACCGCAGGCCAGATGCCCCGCTCACTCGGCATGGCCCTGGCTTCCAAACTCTTCCGTCACTCGGATGTGCTGCAGGACCTTACTCATCTGAGCGATCTGGGCAATGAGGTGTGTTTTGCTACTATCGGTGACGCCTCCACGTCGGAAGGCCATTTCTGGGAAACCATCAACGCCGCCGGTGTACAGCAGGTGCCCCT from Candidatus Pseudobacter hemicellulosilyticus encodes the following:
- a CDS encoding DUF1573 domain-containing protein, translated to MKHLFLALSVMAISATGFAQTAKTAETAVKFKEVTHDFGKIKQNAPVTFDFVFTNVSDKPVVIEAATASCGCTTPVKPEAPIAKGKTNKITAGFNAAALGPFSKNITIKVAGIDMPLDLKITGEVLNETDYAKYEKEKGAKKG
- a CDS encoding DUF1573 domain-containing protein, translating into MKNWSTLLLLIFLAAGASAQTGGSAATATPPETLQLKESGFDFGKIPQGRPVTHIFEIVNTGSKPLLLDNVQATCGCTTPEWSRAPIKPGATAQIKVGYNAAADGYFTKSITIQYNSNQTKVLTITGNVYRSATTSAPANASLSLLKYQQQ